GATCTTCTGCTGCATCTCATCCATGTTGGAGGGGGTCATCTTCTGCTGGATAAACATGGTGGCCCCCATCAGGATCGGCGTGATGTAGTAGGGGTCCTTGTCGGAAAGATCGGTAATCCAGAGCATGAACGGCGCATGACGCAGCTCGATGGAGAACATCAGTGCCTTGTACAGGGCGAAGAACACCGGGATCTGTACCAGCATCGGCAGGCAGCCCCCCAAGGGGTTCACCTTGTGCTCACGGTACAGTTCCATCACGGCCCGGTTCATCGCCTCCTTGTCGTTCTTGTACTTCTCCTTGAGCGCCACCATTTTGGGCTGAATCTTGGACATGTCCTTCATGGACTTGTAGCTTTTGTGAGTCAGGGGGAAGAAGAGGATCTTCAGAATAACGGTGATAATGATGATGCCGACACCGAAATTGGGGATGTAGCCGTAGAAGAATTTCAGGGCATGCAGCATCGGCTTGGCCAGCACTGTAAACCAGCCCAGATCGAGGGATTGTTCAAGATCCGAGCCCTGTGCCTTCAGGATATCGATATCCTTCGGACCGACGAACAGACGGTGCTGAACGGCAACCGCCTGTCCCGGCGCCACGGAGAGCTGCGGCGTGGCTGCAATGGACTCAAGATAACCGGCCTGACTCTTCCTGATCTCGACGGAGGCAATACTCCCCTGCTCGGCCAGGATCGCCGTCAGGAAATACTTGTCGGTAATGCCGGACCAGGCGGCCGGCTTTTCATACTTCTTGGCTGCGCTGGCAACATCCTTTGGTGCGTTGGTATGGAGCGACTTCTCGGCAAACAGGGTGGAACCGTAGGTCTCATAACGACTGTCCTTGGTATTCACCTCAAAGGGAGCACTGATGATCTGCTGCAATGAACCAACCAGCGGGGCCTGACTGTTGTTGATCAGCTGGGTCTCGAGCTGCATGCCGTAACCATCGCCATGCAGGGAGTAGGTTTTACGCACCACGTACCCCTGGGTGCTGATATGGGTGAACACCAGCTGCTTGCTCTCCCCTTTCTTCAGTTCAAGCGAGGAGACGCTGGGGGCGTACACCGCCTGCGGCGAAAGGGCAAAACCGGCACCGGCCGTGGAGAAGGTCAGAAGAGCGGGATCCGCCTTGGTTGCCAGGACAACCTTGGGGGAATCGGGGCTGTTCTTCTCACGGTAGTCCTTGAGCGTCAGTGATTTCAACGCACCGCCGGCACCGGTAAATACCGCCGTATAACGCACGGTCTCCACGGTGACATCCTGAACGGCCGTGACGGGAGGAGGAAGAAGGGCAACCGGCGCCGGC
The window above is part of the Trichlorobacter ammonificans genome. Proteins encoded here:
- the yidC gene encoding membrane protein insertase YidC → MEKRALVAVVLSIAVFYLFSAYFGPKQQPVTPPTAVKEEKAVQQPAIQPAPTPAPVALLPPPVTAVQDVTVETVRYTAVFTGAGGALKSLTLKDYREKNSPDSPKVVLATKADPALLTFSTAGAGFALSPQAVYAPSVSSLELKKGESKQLVFTHISTQGYVVRKTYSLHGDGYGMQLETQLINNSQAPLVGSLQQIISAPFEVNTKDSRYETYGSTLFAEKSLHTNAPKDVASAAKKYEKPAAWSGITDKYFLTAILAEQGSIASVEIRKSQAGYLESIAATPQLSVAPGQAVAVQHRLFVGPKDIDILKAQGSDLEQSLDLGWFTVLAKPMLHALKFFYGYIPNFGVGIIIITVILKILFFPLTHKSYKSMKDMSKIQPKMVALKEKYKNDKEAMNRAVMELYREHKVNPLGGCLPMLVQIPVFFALYKALMFSIELRHAPFMLWITDLSDKDPYYITPILMGATMFIQQKMTPSNMDEMQQKIMLALPVVFTFMFLTFPSGLVLYWLINNILTIGQQMYINKLVKD